The segment CTCATCTCGTGGTCCTTAACGAAGGGGTTCTTTTCGGAGGACGGTGAACGGCCAACGGACAACCTTGTCTAATTTGACTGGCCTGCGTCAGCAGACTGCTCTTTTCTGCCTTCTGCTTTGCGCCTGTGAGAGAACTTCCTCTTCGGGCGAACAGCCGTTCGCCCCTACAGAATCACCTAAGATTGTCATCCCGTAGAGCCTGCCCCAAAATGTTCCTGTTTGGGGGTTCTGCACGGGATCTCGCATCTAAGATCCGCTGAACGCTGAGAAGACCCGTCCTTCGTCAAGACCAAAGCCCAGATCCTGACCAGGAGCATTGTCAGGATGACTTTGAAAGGGGGATTACACTTATCATTGCTCTTTCAGATAGAGGTCTGGCTTCTTCTTGCAACTTACATCATGGAACTTGCAACGATCTTCCAGCTCGGAGGACGGTGAACTGCCAACGGACAACCTTGTCTAATTTGACTGGCCTGCGTCAGCAGACTGCTCTTTTCTGCCTTCTGCCTTGCGCCTGTGAGAGAACTTCCTCTTCGGGCGAACAGCCGTTCGCCCCTACAAGAAGAATATGATTCTGAATGGGATCACAGATCAAGAAGATCGGCCTGCATTAGCAGACTGGCTTTGAGGATCTTTCCCCGCGAAGCGGAACTGGCCGCACGAAGTGCGACTGGCCTCTGCCAAGGGCAGAGACTGGCCTGCGTAGCAGACTGGCTTATTTTCCCTCCTGCGAAGCAGCCTCGCTTCCGCTTCGGATCTTTCGAAGGACGGGTCCACGGTCTTGGACGAAGGACCAAGGACGTTTCTTTACGGCGACCAGCGTTTCTTATCCAAGCGGCTCTTCTGCCCGGCGAAGTCGGCCTTCGCTCCATTCTCAACCAAAAAACTCATTCAATGTGTCATACACTACAGGCAAATAGCTATTGTCAATATGACAAGTGATATAATATTGTTTGGGAGGGGATCGATATGCTAGACGGGAAAGCTTTAGGCGCAAGGTTGAAGGAACTACGAGTGAAGAACTCAATAACCCAGAGTCAACTGGCAGAGTATCTCGGGGTAGATCAGAGTTACATCTCGAAATTCGAAAGTGGTCAGCGACAGCTAAGTGCGCTTTCTCTGGAAAAACTTGCTCACCTTTTTGGTCTTCCTGTCGAATCGGTGCTGGAAGAAGATATTTGTTTCGTGCAGATTCCCTTTGCAATGAGAGCGAAACAGTTGGAGGCCGAGGACCTGGAATCAATTGCTGTCATAAACCGAATTGCTCTGAACCTTAGGGAAATGCAGAAAATGGCGGAGGTCAACACGTACAATGCTTGATGATATCCAGATAAATGCAAATGCTCTTTGGATGAGAAAGCAACTTGGCGAAGATGTTTTCTCTCCAATAGACATCTTCGCTGTACTTGGGAGCATAAATGACTTGACTCTTGTCTATTACCCTTTAGGCAAAAGAATCAGCGGGATGTGTGTAAGAGATCAAGACAACAAGATAATGGCTATAAACTCAGAGCAAACATACGGCAGGCAGCGCTTCACTGCGGCCCACGAGCTCTGTCACATCTA is part of the Mesotoga sp. UBA6090 genome and harbors:
- a CDS encoding helix-turn-helix domain-containing protein; this encodes MLDGKALGARLKELRVKNSITQSQLAEYLGVDQSYISKFESGQRQLSALSLEKLAHLFGLPVESVLEEDICFVQIPFAMRAKQLEAEDLESIAVINRIALNLREMQKMAEVNTYNA